From a single Streptomyces sp. 1331.2 genomic region:
- a CDS encoding PucR family transcriptional regulator encodes MTTPGLPLRQLLMSLGEPLVELQAAPQGLDVPVRDVAILDPEDPPTAAPGELVLAIGARGRAALPALRAAGRAGAAAVAVKLDGPGQADALREAATEAGVALLSVRRETRWEHLDSLARAIIAGPDAPDAPGAPEPNAGDLFSLAQTVAVLTNGIVSIEDTSSRVLAYSRSSDSDEVDDLRRLSILGWQGPEPYLSKLREWGIFQHLRSSDAPIAVEPHPELGLRRRLAVGIRAGAQPLGTIWVQEGAQPLAPLAEQALVGAARVAAAQLVRRRRELSADVRLTRTLLTGLLEGSTGPQSLATHLGLDVRRPATVLAYGAHTTEALHRADVTGLISVHTAARHRTALLAPIESRVYVLLPELPPGLPMATVRGWASEVVTAAREHLGVPLRAAIGSTVDGLAQVPDSRAQADRILDAMGRGGVDLDVAALIDVQAEVLVSEVLALLQERGGLRDPRLTALTAYDRRHGTRLAESVLAWLDALGEVRVAADALHIHPNTLRYRVRRAEQLTGIDLAQPQQRLLAMLQLRLPADE; translated from the coding sequence GTGACCACCCCCGGCCTGCCGCTCCGCCAGCTGCTGATGTCCCTCGGTGAGCCCCTGGTCGAACTCCAGGCCGCCCCGCAGGGCCTGGACGTCCCGGTGCGCGACGTCGCGATCCTCGACCCGGAGGACCCGCCGACCGCCGCCCCCGGCGAACTCGTCCTCGCGATCGGCGCCCGCGGCCGCGCCGCCCTGCCCGCCCTGCGCGCCGCCGGCCGGGCGGGCGCGGCCGCCGTCGCGGTCAAGCTGGACGGGCCGGGCCAGGCCGACGCGCTGCGCGAAGCCGCCACCGAGGCGGGCGTGGCCCTGCTCTCGGTGCGCCGCGAGACCCGCTGGGAGCACCTGGACTCCCTGGCCCGGGCGATCATCGCCGGCCCGGACGCCCCGGACGCGCCCGGCGCCCCCGAACCCAACGCGGGCGACCTCTTCTCCCTCGCCCAGACCGTCGCCGTGCTCACCAACGGCATCGTCTCGATCGAGGACACCTCCAGCCGGGTGCTGGCCTACTCCCGCTCCTCCGACTCCGACGAGGTCGACGACCTGCGCCGGCTCTCCATCCTCGGCTGGCAGGGCCCGGAGCCGTACCTGTCCAAGCTCCGCGAGTGGGGCATCTTCCAGCACCTGCGCAGCTCGGACGCCCCGATCGCGGTCGAGCCGCACCCCGAGCTCGGCCTGCGCCGCCGGCTGGCCGTCGGCATCCGGGCCGGGGCGCAGCCGCTCGGCACCATCTGGGTGCAGGAGGGCGCGCAGCCGCTGGCCCCGCTGGCGGAGCAGGCCCTGGTCGGTGCGGCGCGGGTCGCGGCGGCCCAGCTGGTGCGCCGCCGCCGGGAGCTGTCCGCCGACGTCCGGCTCACCCGGACGCTGCTCACCGGTCTGCTGGAGGGCTCCACCGGCCCCCAGTCGCTCGCCACCCACCTGGGCCTGGACGTGCGCCGCCCGGCCACCGTGCTGGCGTACGGCGCGCACACCACCGAGGCGCTGCACCGCGCCGACGTCACCGGCCTGATCTCGGTGCACACCGCCGCCCGGCACCGCACCGCGCTGCTCGCCCCGATCGAGTCCCGGGTGTACGTGCTGCTGCCCGAGCTGCCGCCCGGCCTGCCGATGGCCACCGTGCGCGGCTGGGCCTCGGAGGTGGTGACGGCCGCCCGGGAGCACCTCGGCGTGCCGCTGCGCGCCGCGATCGGCTCGACCGTCGACGGCCTGGCGCAGGTGCCCGACTCCCGTGCGCAGGCGGACCGCATCCTGGACGCGATGGGCCGCGGCGGGGTGGACCTGGACGTCGCGGCGCTGATCGACGTCCAGGCGGAGGTGCTGGTCAGCGAGGTGCTGGCGCTGCTGCAGGAGCGCGGGGGCCTGCGCGACCCCCGGCTGACCGCGCTCACCGCGTACGACCGCCGGCACGGCACCCGGCTCGCCGAGTCGGTGCTGGCCTGGCTGGACGCGCTCGGCGAGGTCCGGGTGGCCGCCGACGCCCTGCACATCCACCCCAACACCCTGCGCTACCGGGTGCGCCGCGCCGAGCAGTTGACCGGCATCGACCTCGCCCAGCCGCAGCAGCGGCTGCTGGCGATGCTGCAACTGCGGCTGCCCGCGGACGAGTAG
- the pruA gene encoding L-glutamate gamma-semialdehyde dehydrogenase codes for MDAVTQVPAPVNEPVHSYAPGSPERARLEAKLKELGGQEPVQLTMTINGERRMGGGTEIHVVQPHNHAARLGTLRNATQADAQEAIDTALAAAPAWQALSFDSRAAIFLKAADLLAGPWRETLAAATMLGQSKTAQQAEIDTPCELVDFLRFNVHFARQIMAEQPISSDGVWNRSDHRPLEGFVYAITPFNFTAIAGNLPTAPALMGNVVLWKPSPTQQYSAHLLMQLLEEAGLPKGVINMVTGDGLAVSEVALKHPALAGIHFTGSTATFQHLWREVGNNIAGYRTYPRIVGETGGKDFLVAHPSADPAVLKTAMTRGAFEFQGQKCSALSRAYVPASLWAGLKDEFAAEVDGLTMGDVTDLSNFMSAVIDERAFAKNKAAIDRAQADPQVEVIAGGTYDDSVGYFVRPTVLVCQDPASEYFRDEYFGPILAVYVYEDEKYEEMLAQMESVSPYGLTGSIISQDRAAAQDAMQKLRFAAGNFYINDKPTGAVVGQQPFGGGRASGTNDKAGAKQNLARWTSTRSVKETFVPPTDYRYPHMG; via the coding sequence ATGGACGCTGTGACCCAGGTCCCCGCGCCGGTGAACGAGCCGGTCCACAGCTACGCCCCCGGGAGCCCGGAACGGGCCCGTCTGGAGGCCAAGCTGAAGGAGCTGGGCGGCCAGGAGCCGGTCCAGCTGACCATGACGATCAACGGTGAGCGCCGGATGGGCGGCGGCACCGAGATCCACGTCGTCCAGCCGCACAACCACGCGGCTCGGCTCGGCACCCTGCGCAACGCCACCCAGGCCGACGCGCAGGAAGCCATCGACACTGCCCTGGCCGCTGCCCCGGCCTGGCAGGCGCTCTCCTTCGACTCCCGCGCCGCGATCTTCCTCAAGGCCGCCGACCTGCTGGCCGGCCCCTGGCGCGAGACCCTGGCCGCCGCCACCATGCTCGGCCAGTCCAAGACCGCCCAGCAGGCCGAGATCGACACCCCCTGCGAGCTGGTCGACTTCCTGCGCTTCAACGTGCACTTCGCCCGCCAGATCATGGCCGAGCAGCCGATCTCCTCGGACGGCGTGTGGAACCGCAGCGACCACCGCCCGCTGGAGGGCTTCGTCTACGCGATCACCCCGTTCAACTTCACCGCGATCGCCGGCAACCTGCCGACCGCGCCCGCGCTGATGGGCAACGTGGTGCTGTGGAAGCCGTCCCCGACCCAGCAGTACTCCGCGCACCTGCTGATGCAGCTGCTGGAGGAGGCCGGTCTGCCCAAGGGCGTCATCAACATGGTGACCGGCGACGGCCTGGCCGTCTCCGAGGTCGCGCTGAAGCACCCGGCGCTGGCCGGCATCCACTTCACCGGCTCCACCGCCACCTTCCAGCACCTGTGGCGCGAGGTCGGCAACAACATCGCCGGCTACCGCACCTACCCGCGGATCGTCGGCGAGACCGGCGGCAAGGACTTCCTGGTCGCCCACCCGTCCGCCGACCCGGCCGTGCTGAAGACCGCGATGACCCGCGGCGCCTTCGAGTTCCAGGGCCAGAAGTGCTCGGCGCTCAGCCGCGCCTACGTCCCCGCCTCGCTGTGGGCGGGCCTGAAGGACGAGTTCGCCGCCGAGGTCGACGGCCTCACCATGGGCGACGTCACCGACCTGTCCAACTTCATGTCGGCCGTCATCGACGAGCGCGCCTTCGCCAAGAACAAGGCCGCGATCGACCGCGCCCAGGCCGACCCGCAGGTCGAGGTCATCGCCGGCGGCACCTACGACGACTCCGTCGGCTACTTCGTCCGCCCGACCGTCCTGGTCTGCCAGGACCCGGCGAGCGAGTACTTCCGCGACGAGTACTTCGGCCCGATCCTCGCCGTGTACGTCTACGAGGACGAGAAGTACGAGGAGATGCTGGCTCAGATGGAGTCGGTGTCGCCGTACGGCCTGACCGGCTCGATCATCTCCCAGGACCGCGCGGCCGCCCAGGACGCGATGCAGAAGCTGCGCTTCGCGGCCGGCAACTTCTACATCAACGACAAGCCGACCGGCGCCGTCGTCGGCCAGCAGCCCTTCGGCGGCGGCCGGGCCTCCGGCACCAACGACAAGGCCGGTGCCAAGCAGAACCTGGCGCGCTGGACCTCGACCCGCTCGGTCAAGGAGACCTTCGTCCCGCCGACGGACTACCGCTACCCGCACATGGGCTGA
- a CDS encoding alkaline phosphatase PhoX, producing MSLSRRDFVNRSTIVGAGVLIAGSAEALASAPGAIAAPAGGEAPAAATATAAGTNAAGGTAVGYGPLVQDPAGLLSLPKGFAYKVLNRAGVTRLRTGEFTPSNHDGTSAFEDEHGGNYMVVNHELSGARANWPHPVPLTEGHVYDPGAAGGCTIVHAKRDGTVEQWVGIAGTATNCAGGITPWGTWLSGEETEDKAGKNGFTKDHGYVFEVDPFDDDYNRDPQPVKAFGRYAHEAVVVDPRRGHVYLTEDASNPNGLLFRWTPPAGFEHGRHRLRALAADAGTLEAFKVFDSRGKLVDDLSRATKVGTTYGVDWVKVQDRDARTVSVRKQFKDGEVTRARKLEGMWWGDGGFYFVSSYARSESPLQHDGQVWFFNPARRTITLKVLLGVNTDVWGDHDNFDGPDNITVSPYGGIVICEDGEGVSHLFGATEDGLVYPIARNELNIGTAEKPEFSEFTGVTFSDDGRTLFANIQTPGIQLAITGPWHRLNEHKRGQGYGR from the coding sequence ATGTCGCTGTCCCGCCGGGACTTCGTCAACCGTTCCACCATCGTCGGGGCCGGTGTCCTGATCGCCGGTAGTGCCGAGGCCCTGGCCAGCGCCCCCGGCGCGATCGCCGCCCCGGCCGGCGGTGAGGCCCCGGCCGCCGCGACCGCCACGGCCGCCGGGACCAACGCGGCCGGCGGCACCGCCGTCGGCTACGGCCCGCTCGTCCAGGACCCGGCCGGCCTGCTGTCGCTGCCCAAGGGCTTCGCGTACAAGGTCCTCAACCGGGCCGGCGTCACCAGGCTGCGCACCGGCGAGTTCACCCCGAGCAACCACGACGGCACCTCCGCCTTCGAGGACGAGCACGGCGGCAACTACATGGTCGTCAACCACGAGCTGTCCGGCGCCCGCGCCAACTGGCCGCACCCGGTGCCGCTGACCGAGGGCCACGTCTACGACCCGGGCGCGGCCGGCGGCTGCACCATCGTGCACGCCAAGCGGGACGGCACGGTCGAGCAGTGGGTCGGCATCGCCGGCACCGCCACCAACTGCGCCGGCGGCATCACCCCGTGGGGCACCTGGCTGTCCGGCGAGGAAACCGAGGACAAGGCCGGCAAGAACGGCTTCACCAAGGACCACGGCTACGTCTTCGAGGTCGACCCGTTCGACGACGACTACAACCGCGACCCGCAGCCGGTGAAGGCCTTCGGCCGCTACGCGCACGAGGCCGTCGTGGTGGACCCCAGGCGCGGCCACGTCTACCTGACCGAGGACGCCTCGAACCCCAACGGCCTGCTGTTCCGCTGGACCCCGCCGGCCGGCTTCGAGCACGGCCGTCACCGGCTGCGCGCGCTCGCCGCCGACGCCGGCACCCTGGAGGCCTTCAAGGTCTTCGACTCCCGGGGCAAGCTCGTCGACGACCTCTCCCGCGCCACCAAGGTCGGCACCACCTACGGCGTGGACTGGGTCAAGGTCCAGGACCGCGACGCCAGGACCGTCTCCGTCCGCAAGCAGTTCAAGGACGGCGAGGTCACCCGGGCCCGCAAGCTGGAGGGCATGTGGTGGGGTGACGGCGGCTTCTACTTCGTCTCCAGCTACGCCCGTTCGGAGAGCCCGCTGCAGCACGACGGCCAGGTCTGGTTCTTCAACCCGGCCCGCCGCACCATCACCCTGAAAGTCCTGCTGGGCGTCAACACCGACGTCTGGGGCGACCACGACAACTTCGACGGCCCGGACAACATCACCGTCTCGCCGTACGGCGGCATCGTGATCTGCGAGGACGGCGAGGGCGTCTCGCACCTGTTCGGCGCCACCGAGGACGGGCTGGTCTACCCGATCGCCCGCAACGAGCTGAACATCGGCACCGCCGAGAAGCCCGAGTTCAGCGAGTTCACCGGGGTGACCTTCTCGGACGACGGCAGGACCCTGTTCGCCAACATCCAGACGCCGGGCATCCAGCTGGCCATCACCGGCCCGTGGCACCGGCTGAACGAGCACAAGCGCGGCCAGGGCTACGGCCGGTGA
- a CDS encoding VOC family protein has protein sequence MTAQSSTAEGTAPQAGFPARISIVTLGVSDLDRSTAFYEALGWRRSTASSPEIVWFRTADSVLGLFPTEELAADAGVPATGEPTFRGVTLAVNLESPALVDAALATAVEAGAVVVKPPVPTDWGGYSGYFEDPDGHLWELAHNPFFPFTEDGSLDLP, from the coding sequence ATGACAGCACAGAGCAGCACGGCGGAGGGCACCGCGCCGCAGGCCGGTTTCCCCGCCAGGATCAGCATCGTCACCCTCGGGGTGTCCGACCTCGACCGCAGCACCGCCTTCTACGAGGCCCTCGGCTGGCGGCGCTCCACCGCCTCCAGCCCGGAGATCGTCTGGTTCCGCACCGCCGACTCGGTGCTCGGCCTCTTCCCCACCGAGGAGCTGGCCGCCGACGCCGGCGTCCCCGCCACCGGCGAGCCCACCTTCCGCGGCGTCACCCTCGCGGTGAACCTGGAGTCCCCCGCGCTGGTGGACGCCGCGCTGGCGACGGCGGTCGAGGCCGGCGCCGTGGTGGTCAAGCCGCCGGTCCCGACCGACTGGGGCGGCTACTCCGGCTACTTCGAGGACCCGGACGGCCACCTCTGGGAGCTGGCCCACAACCCGTTCTTCCCCTTCACCGAGGACGGCTCCCTGGACCTCCCCTGA